The bacterium genome contains the following window.
GATCAGCTCCGTGAACGACATCATGGACGCGATGAGCGGCTGGGCCAACACGAACTTCGACGCGGACACCTGGGCATGCCCGGCAACGCTTCCTCAAGAGGCGTCGATGGCGATCCCGGTCAACAAGTCCGGGTTCCGCACCATGGAAGGTGACTTCTACATCCAGGTGCGCGATCAGGCATACCCCCGACAGAACCAAGCCGTTCCGTCTGGCGTGTGGGCTCCTGGCTTCAAGCAGTCGATGGGCCTGTCGGTGCTCGACTACTGGGAGAAGGGCACGACGATCCAGATCGATGTCGAGCCCGCTCACGTCAACAACCCGCCCAACGGCAACATCGCATCGCTGTTCGGTACCTATCCGTACCTGGACTCGCAGTACGACGTGCACGAGGGCATCATGTACCCGCCGTATGCGTGCACTGGCGTGACGAGCGATTCGGTCACGCGTAACCCGATCGGGACACTGATCTGCGGCTACCACGGCTTCCGGATCCTGCATCCCGCAGGCGTTGCGGTGAGGTAACATGGCCCAGTATCCCCCGGCCAACGTGTGCCCGGCCACCCCGGTCGGCCCGACTTCTGCGATGCCCGGCGGCGGGATCGCACCCGGAGACATCAAGCGAACGCTGGAGCTTGCGGGGCCGTTCTCTGCGTACACGCGGCACCCTGAGCTTGAAGACTTCGAGCAGATGTTCCGCGTCGAGCCAGACGACAGCTGGTTCTCGGTCGATAGGTCACCGAACAGCCCGATCCAGTTCGAGATCGCGGCGGTGACGACGGGCGACAACCAGATGCTCTTCATCTACGACTACTCGGTGCAGGTGTTCGGCTTCTCCGGGATCAACGCTCACGACTTCGAGCCGTTGGAGGACGGGCGGCACTCGGGCGCGTTCGGCTACGTGCTCAGAATCAACGGACGGTCCCCCGGGGCCCTTCACTACCGGCTCGACCCGGTCTCCCCGAACCTTCGCCCGATCGCTATCCAGCTTCAGGGTGCGTGGCCGAACCCTACGGCCATCCCCGGGCCCGACCCGTACGCGCGGGCCCTCGCGGACCAGTTCGCGTCCTCTGCTGGCTTCGGCGCATCCATCCATCCCCAGAGCCCGGGGAGGTTCGGCGCGCACAACGCGAAGTTCACGCTGTTCGTACAGCCGAATCAGGCCCTGGACGTGACAGGCGTGATCTTCAACATGATCGAGAGCCCCATCGCATTCATCCAGGCGAGACTCAGCGGCTACGTGTGCTCGGTCAACCTTGGCAACAAGATTCTGGCTGACATGCGATCCTGCCTGCGCTAGTTTGGGATCTTCCGGCCCTGGTGTAGAATCGAGACTCCTGCGGAGGCAGCGCAAAAGCCCGAGCAGACCCTGGATCGATCTACATCGGGGCCACTTCATGCAAACACCCGCATCGTCAGGATTCAATCTCACGCGCTGGTACTTCTACGCAGACGCGGAGAGTACGAAGCAGGCCGCGTGGTCCGTGGACAGGGACGCGCTGTACGTCGTGCGCTTCTTCGTCAAGAACTGGAGCCGGGAGTCGCAGCTCTCAACGAGCGGGGGAGCAAGCGGCAGCAGCTGGAAGCTGTTCAAGAACCTGTGCGGCGTTCTCGCGCGAAGCATCGAGCGGTACACGGTGCGCGGCGTGACGATGCTGCATGTCGCGAAGATGACCGATCAGATCGGCGTGCTCGCCCCCCTCTGGAGCCTTGATCGTCTTGGATGGATGGACACGGACGAAGGCTCGTGGATCATCGATCTGGTGATCAGGGCAGATGACGACCAGACCATCTTCAAGCCAGAACTCGGGGTATGGACCGCCGAAGTTGCAAAAGCGCTTGCGGGAGCAGGGTACCAAAGCCCTTCTGTCCACGTCATGGGCATCGTTACGCTTCATTGCGGACCGAGCACTTCGGTATGCAGGCTCAACACCCCACAGGACTCCACTCCGGAAATCACAGCCGAGGTCGAGTCGTACTGGATGGGGATGCCAGACCTGATACGCGTCACGCTTCCGAAGGCGGAGCTGGATGCCGGGAAGACCGAGCCCCATACCGAGCTTCTCGACCCGTACGTGGACTGGTCAACGAAAAGGAGCTGCATCGGCTACGGCGGCGCGCAGTACGCTATCGGGCTTCACGACCACATCGGCCTGTACGGCGAGCTGAAGCCCATCTTCGAGTGCTCTGGGACGAAAGAGACGATCCTGGACGACATCGCGAAGGCGGTGCCGAAGGCCGCTGCCACCGTGGCTGGCTTTTCGACGAGCCAGAAGATCGTGGTCGGGATTTTTGTCCTCGCGGGCTTCGTGATTGGAGTGAAATGGCGTAGAATGCGCGTATGAGTTGCCCATCCTGCATCATGGCCCTATCCGGGACGGACGGTTTCGACCCCTCCCCTACCAAGAACACCGCCCTGGGCGCAGTGGTTGGCGCTGCGGCAGGCTTCCTGCTGGCCGGAAGGCGATACCGCTGGGCTGGCCTCGCCGCCGGGGCAGTTGCGGGCTATCTGCTGGCCCCAACCGTCGTGCAGAGGGTCGCCAGCGCCTCCAGCCGCCCCGCTGCGGCCCCCGCTGCCCAGCCCCCGCCTCCTGAGCTGCTGCCGCCAGGAGGACGGCCTCCAGCCGCCAAGCTGACATCTCAGGCGATCCGCATCATGCCCGCCACAGCCTTGCAGCCTCCGCCCGAAATCACGCAGCAGACCGAGACGGACTCGTTTCTGGATGAGTGGATGCGGGGGCCTGACTCGGGGCCGCTTTCGTACTGATCGGAGAATCGACCATGGACCTGAAGTGCGTTGCAATCAACGTCGGTGCGGTAGCTCTCGGGGCGTATGCGGGGTACAGGTTCGTGCCCGGCCACAAGAAGGTTGGCGCTGCGGCGGGTGCTGCGGGAGGATTCGCGATTGCGTCCTTCTTGCTCGGCTGCAAGCTCTGGGATGAAACCCCGGTCATGGTCGCACTGCCTGCGACGCCTGAAGGTGTCCCGACGACGCCTCCGATCCTTCAAGCGATCAGCCCGGACGGAGCGCCGATGCTCACTCCCAAGCCGCTGATCGTTCCGGCGAAGACGTTCAAGCTGCCGTTGACGTTCAGCAAGACTGTCATGCCCACCCAGATTGCCCCGAGCGGGTCCGGGCTCTCCACACTCGTCGCGAGGTTGCAGGCCGGGATCGCAAGCGCGATGCCGGGGGCGAAAAAGGTCGCCGTCATCAAGCAGACGCAGCCCGTCAGCATCAAGCCCGCGGGAGTCATCACGCAAGAGCAGCTGTACAAGACTTGCTACGACGGGTGCATCGTCGAGCACAAGGGCCAGTGGAGCCCGAACATGTGGCTCTACTGCGAGAGGACATGCAAGGAGCAGACTGGCCTGCCTCAACCGGTCAGCCAAGTGCAAGGGGCGCAGATGAAAGACCCCGCGTGCATGAAGGCGTGCAGCGACAATAACCCAGCCGACTTCATTGCCTCGGGCATGTGCAAAGACCGCTGTCCCGTGATCACCGTCTCGTCAGGGACGCTCTCCAATCTACTTGCGCGCGCCTCCGCGGTCCTGACGCCATCGAAGACTACGGCTTCCCCGGCGGCTGTGCCCGCGTACGCCCCGAAGCAGACTCCTTCGGCGGTATCCACCACAAGCTCTGTGGTGGCTCCGTCCTCGACGGGCGTGTTCCGTCTGGTTGCTGCCCCCACGACGAACACGTCGAAGACGAGCATCCCAGCTGGGACTTCGGCTGGGGTGCAGCCGGTGCCGGTGACCTGATGCTGGGCGCTCTTCTCATGAACGGGCGGGTACAGAAGTACGCCAAGTTCGCGTTCGGTCTGAGAGGCAGCGACGTGCGCGACCTGGACAGCTACGGCATCCCCGTCTGGTCGGTCGTGCTCGCATCGTTCGTCATCGGCGGCTACGTGACCCTGCGGTTCGCACCGAACTTTCTGGTGGGATGGGTGCGACCGAAGTGAGAGGATAGGGGATGCCCGGACTTCTGGAGTTCTTCCGATCGGCTATCAAGGGCGGCAACGGTGCCGGTGGCCCAGAGGACTTTCGTGCAGCTGCGAACCTCATCGACGGCGCAACGTTCGTGCAGCAGACCGTGAGTGCGCTGTCTGGCGAGCGCGCGCAGGCGCTGCTGTTCGAGGTGCTGCTTCCGTGGGCGGGGCAGGTTGCGGGCTTGGCCGTGAAC
Protein-coding sequences here:
- a CDS encoding glycine zipper 2TM domain-containing protein yields the protein MSCPSCIMALSGTDGFDPSPTKNTALGAVVGAAAGFLLAGRRYRWAGLAAGAVAGYLLAPTVVQRVASASSRPAAAPAAQPPPPELLPPGGRPPAAKLTSQAIRIMPATALQPPPEITQQTETDSFLDEWMRGPDSGPLSY